The Spirosoma sp. SC4-14 DNA window TTTGGCCCTGATTTTAATTTGACCGCATCGATAGGGGGAAGCAGCCGCTATAATTCGAGCAACTACATCAAAGCGAAAACACAGGGATTAAATGTGCCGGCATTATATACACTCAGTAACTCCATAAATCCTGTATTAACCGCCAATCAAACTGCCGAAAAAATGATCAACTCAGTGTATGGATACGCTGACTTCGATTATAAACGGATGATTTTTCTGGGAATAACCGGACGTAACGACTGGACAACCTCGCTGCAACGACCCAATAATTCGTACTTCTATCCATCGGTATCGCTGGGGGTGGTGCCAACGGCCATGTTTACCCTGCCTGAAGTGATTTCGTACATGAAACTGCGGGGTTCGTGGGCACAGGTTTCAACCGATAACATTTCGTTGTATGCTGGCGAGAGCGATGGAATCAGTGGTTACGAATCGTATTACAAAAACTGGTATGCCACTTTACCAACCTATCAGAATGGCCCCAAGTGGAACGGTAATACCTCGTCCCTAAAGTTGGGCGAAACGCTCATTTCGAGTGGTATTTTACCCAACACCACTATCTCGCAGGAGTATGGCCTTGACCTGCGCTTCCTGAAAAATCGGATCGGTTTAGACGTTACCTATTTTAACTATACCGAAAAGGATTTTGCCCTTCGGATTCCGGTTTCGCTGGCTTCGGGCTATTCGAACCTACTTGTTAATGGCGATCGGAAAAGCCGGAAAGGAATCGAAATAATGGTTTCTGGAACACCCATCATCGCCCGCGATTTCCGGTGGGATGTGTCGGCCAACTACAGTGTAGCGCATCAATATGTGAAAGAATGGTATGGTGGGGCTACCTATCGGAACGGCGTAAAAGTGGGAGACCGGACCGATGTACTTCGCGACTGGGACTGGGAGCGTTCGCCCGATGGGCAGATTGTGTACGGTTCCAATGGGTTTCCGCAATACGTCAACCACCCTGTCAATATTGGCCTCACCGACCCGGACTTCATTTTTGGCCTTTCCAACACCCTGAAGTACAAAAATTTCAACCTCAGCTTTTCTTTCGATGGGCGTGTGGGCGGAGTGATGTATAACAGCCTGGAGCAAAAACTCTACGAAGGCGGTATGCACCCCGGTACGGCCAACAGCTACCGCGATGATGCTTACGAAGGCAAAAAGACCTATGTCGGGCAGGGTGTAGTGGTGACGGGAGGGCTGGTTGAGTACGATGTGCAGGGAAAAATTGTGAGTGATACCCGTACGTTTTCGCCCAATGCCCAGGCTGTTAACTATATCGACTGGGTCAATGCAACCTATGTGGCGGGTGTGCCTGGGGCCAACATCAACAAGCGGACGTTTGTGAAGCTACGCGAGGTGGTGTTGGCGTATCAGTTGCCTGCATTGCGGGGCAAAGCGGCTTTTTTTAAAACCGCCAGCGTATCGCTGATTGGTCGTAACCTGCTTCTGTTTACCAAAGCCCCGTTCCTCGATCCTGACGGATTTTCGGGCGATGGGGGCTTGTCTGAACCTACCTACCGGAACATTGGTCTCAACCTCAACCTGAAATTTTAATACCATGCACTTACTCAGAAAAAATAGATTCGTTCGTAACCTCAGAACAACGATTGCGCTGACTCTTGTCGGGAGCCTGCTGGTAACCTCCTGTAAGAAATACGAAGAGTTTCAGGTCAACCCAAACCAGTCATCTACGGCTACTCCGGCTCTGCTGCTGACCAATATCTGTTACAGCATTTTCCGTTCATCATCGTTTCTGATTACGGAACCAGCCTATGCCGTTCGCCAGCTTACCTATTATGAACGGGTAAACAACTACGTAGGCTATGCCTGGCGAGAAGGTTCCTTTGGTAATTATCAGACACTGAGCCAGGTAAAGGCAATGGACGACCTGGCTGCCACGCCTGATATGAAAAACTACAAAGGACTGGCCAAACTGTTTCGGGCCATTCTGTTCAGCCAGTTGACCGATCAGTTTGGCGATATTCCCTATTCATCGGCGCTGGGTGCCAGCAGCGGTAATGTAAAACCGGCCTACGACACACAGGAAGCCGTTTATAAGGGCATATTGCAGGAACTGGAAGAGGCCAATAGCATCCTGAGCGATGCCAATGGTGCCATTGGTGGTGATATTATTTTCGACGGAAAAGCCTCTCAGTGGCAAAAACTGGCCAATGCCCTTCATCTGCGGCTGCTAATTCATCTGAGCAAAAAGGAAAGCAATACAAACCTGAACATCAAAAGCCAGTTTCAGGCCATTGTGGGCAATCCGACCAAATACCCATTGATGAGCAGTGCCGCCGACAATGCGCAGCTTGTGTTTAATAGTTCGGCTGCCAACAACGCGTATCCGGGTTTTGGAAACTTGTCGATAGCCTCATTGGTATCGCTCGAAAAAAGCTTTGTCAAGTTACTGAAAGACACCAAAGATGTCCGCCTTTTTGCGTTTGGAGAGCCCATTTCAGGTAAAGAAGCTGGCAAGTTTGAAAACTATGAAGGGGTAGATGCCGGGCTAACTATTGGTGAACAAATTGTACTGGCCGGTAGTGCTTCAAAAATCAAAAAACGCTATTACGACGACCGAATCAATGAACCTCTGATTTTTCTGGGCTATCCTGAACAGGAGTTTTTGATAGCCGAAGCCATCAGCCGGGGGTGGATAACGAGTGCCGGAACTGCCAGTGAACATTATGAAAATGGCATCCGGGCTTCTATGAAATTTTATGGCATTGCCGATGCCACCATTACCGACTACCTGGCCGGAACGGCTGTAAAGCTGACGCCGGATAATGCGTTGACAAACATCGCGTTGCAGAAATACATAGCCATGTTCCTGCATTCGGGGCTGGAGCCGTTTTATGAGCAACGCCGGACCGGTATACCCACGCTTAGTGTAGGCCCTGGCACCTATAACGACAAAAAAGTGCCTAAACGCTGGATTTATCCACAATCGGAATACGATAACAACAATGATAATGTGAAAACATCCACTCAGGCGCAGTTTGGCACCACCAATGAAACTATCAACGACGAAATTTGGCTTTTGAAGTGATTACGATTTATGTGGGCTGGTGCGTCAGCAATCCTCATGCGCCAGCCCACCATAAATCGAATACTGTAAACCATAAACCAATAGATTATGATTGAATTTTTGCGTCGGTAATTTCTGGAACAAACAGTTTTAGCCGGTGTAGGTTTGCTGGTAAGTTCGTTGGAAGGATATGTCGCTCAGGTTGCCCCTGAAAAAATACGGCTTGCCGTCATGGGTTGCAGGTCGACAGTCGGGATAGTATGACACACTAATTTTGCATAAATTTTCAGGAAAAGCATAAACGCACATAGCTTTCGTTATGGAGGACCTTGGTTATAATAAAGCTGGTTCGATTGGCGAAAACGTAACTTTGTGCGGAGGCACCCTGGTTACCGAAACAATCATCTGAAAGGGTGAAGAACGTAAAGAATAGTATGGCCTATAGTACTGACCCAGGTTGTTCTGAAACCACGTCTGAAATAGATTTCGGCTGGTAAGGCCCGTATACCAATTAATTCATAATCGCTACGGATGGGATTTATTATCCATCCCGTTTTTCAATAAAATGAACATCATAAAAGTAGTAGCTGCCGGAGTATGCTTCGCACTAGCCTTTTCTGCACCCGTTTTGGCGCAGAAAACCAAAAAAGTCCTCTTTGTAATCGTCGATGGTATTTCCAGTAATACCAAAGAGCAAATTGCTACGCCCAATCTGGACGAAATTGCCAAAACAGGTGGCTACACCCGCGCGCATGTAGGTGGCGACAAAGGCACCTATTCGCAAACACCCACAATCTCGGCTGTAGGTTATAACAGCCTGCTCACCGGGACATGGGTAAACAAACACAACGTTTGGGATAACGATATTAAAGACCCCAATTATCACTACTGGACAATTTTCCGGTTTTTCGAAGAGCAATATCCTCAGAAAAAAAGCGCGGTATTTTCTACCTGGCTCGACAATCGTACCAAATTAATTGGTGAAGACCTTCCGCAAACAAACCACCTCCGGCTCGATTACTACTTCGATGGATTTGAGCACGATACCGTTCGGTTTCCGCACGACAAGCAGGCTGAGTATATTCATTCTATTGATGAATTGGTGGTGAACGAAGCGTCCTCTTTCATTCGTTTGCAAGGCCCCGATCTCTCGTGGGTATATCTGGAATATACCGATGATATGGGCCATAAATACGGCGACAGCGAACAATTCTACAAAGCAGTAGGCATCATGGATGATCAAATGGGTCGTTTATGGAAGGCCATTCAATACCGCGAAAAGGAACTCAACGAAGACTGGCTTATGGTAGTAACGACCGACCACGGACGTGATCCCAGGACTGGAAAGGGGCATGGCGGCCAATCGGACCGCGAACGGGGTACCTGGATTGTTACGAATGCCAAGAGCCTGAATACCAGCTTTAAAAATAATCCGGCTATTGTCGATATCATGCCTGCTATAGCTAATCATCTGGGCATTCATATTCCGAAAGAACAGGCTTTTGAAGTGGATGGTGTTGCTTTTACGGGTAAACTGTCGCTAACAAATATGGCGTTGCAAAAAAGTGGGCCTAAAATTGAGCTTAGCTGGGTTCCTCAGGATAAAGAAGGCACTGCAAAAATCTGGATCAGCACAACCAACAAGTTCGAGACGGGTGGCCATGATCTTTATTATCTCTTAAAGGAAGTTCCTATAACCGATGCCAAAGCCACAC harbors:
- a CDS encoding alkaline phosphatase family protein, giving the protein MNIIKVVAAGVCFALAFSAPVLAQKTKKVLFVIVDGISSNTKEQIATPNLDEIAKTGGYTRAHVGGDKGTYSQTPTISAVGYNSLLTGTWVNKHNVWDNDIKDPNYHYWTIFRFFEEQYPQKKSAVFSTWLDNRTKLIGEDLPQTNHLRLDYYFDGFEHDTVRFPHDKQAEYIHSIDELVVNEASSFIRLQGPDLSWVYLEYTDDMGHKYGDSEQFYKAVGIMDDQMGRLWKAIQYREKELNEDWLMVVTTDHGRDPRTGKGHGGQSDRERGTWIVTNAKSLNTSFKNNPAIVDIMPAIANHLGIHIPKEQAFEVDGVAFTGKLSLTNMALQKSGPKIELSWVPQDKEGTAKIWISTTNKFETGGHDLYYLLKEVPITDAKATLDVSGYPSSFYKIVLEGRYNNLNRWIVE
- a CDS encoding SusD/RagB family nutrient-binding outer membrane lipoprotein, with translation MHLLRKNRFVRNLRTTIALTLVGSLLVTSCKKYEEFQVNPNQSSTATPALLLTNICYSIFRSSSFLITEPAYAVRQLTYYERVNNYVGYAWREGSFGNYQTLSQVKAMDDLAATPDMKNYKGLAKLFRAILFSQLTDQFGDIPYSSALGASSGNVKPAYDTQEAVYKGILQELEEANSILSDANGAIGGDIIFDGKASQWQKLANALHLRLLIHLSKKESNTNLNIKSQFQAIVGNPTKYPLMSSAADNAQLVFNSSAANNAYPGFGNLSIASLVSLEKSFVKLLKDTKDVRLFAFGEPISGKEAGKFENYEGVDAGLTIGEQIVLAGSASKIKKRYYDDRINEPLIFLGYPEQEFLIAEAISRGWITSAGTASEHYENGIRASMKFYGIADATITDYLAGTAVKLTPDNALTNIALQKYIAMFLHSGLEPFYEQRRTGIPTLSVGPGTYNDKKVPKRWIYPQSEYDNNNDNVKTSTQAQFGTTNETINDEIWLLK